In Scleropages formosus chromosome 18, fSclFor1.1, whole genome shotgun sequence, one DNA window encodes the following:
- the pex11b gene encoding peroxisomal membrane protein 11B: MDSWVRLSAQSQAKDRLFRTAQYACTLLGYTLAKGGAGGELLAKVKQLEGHLSLGRKLLRLGNSTDALEAAKRAVHLSDGVLRLCITVAHLNRAMYFACDNVLWAGRTGLLPKLDQDKWSQRSFRYYLFALILSLTRDAYEISLLMERESRAGGGAGKISGGSLPSSFQENGELLPNAVTTERAPLLGPLSALVHRRLLLLVTVLRANPPLTLDLLKNLLDIFIPLDRLGLYRTGPGFVGACGLTSSILGLLTMVYPWLKLKP, translated from the exons ATGGATTCGTGGGTCCGGTTGAGCGCACAGAGCCAGGCCAAGGACCGACTCTTCAG GACCGCGCAGTATGCCTGCACTTTGCTCGGATACACCTTAGCCAAGGGCGGGGCCGGCGGTGAACTGCTGGCCAAGGTGAAGCAGCTGGAGGGGCACCTGAGCCTTGGGAGGAAGT TACTGCGCCTGGGGAACTCGACAGACGCTCTGGAGGCAGCGAAGAGGGCGGTGCACCTATCAGATGGAGTCCTGCGGCTCTGCATCACTGTGGCCCACCTCAACCGTGCCATGTACTTCGCATGTGACAACGTGCTGTGGGCTGGTAGGACAGGCCTGCTGCCCAAGCTGGATCAGGACAAGTGGAGCCAGAGGTCCTTCAG GTATTACCTGTTTGCCCTCATCCTCAGCCTCACACGGGATGCCTATGAGATTAGTTTACTGATGGAACGGGAGTCCCGTGCTGGAGGTGGGGCTGGGAAGATCTCCGGAGGAAGTCTTCCCAGCTCCTTCCAGGAGAATGGAGAGCTTCTTCCGAACGCCGTGACAACGGAACGCGCGCCCCTGCTTGGCCCTCTCTCCGCACTTGTGCACCGGCGGCTTCTCCTGCTGGTCACTGTTTTGCGCGCTAACCCGCCGCTTACTCTGGACCTGCTTAAGAACCTGTTAGACATATTCATTCCCTTAGATCGTCTGGGCCTCTATCGGACCGGACCGGGCTTTGTGGGCGCCTGTGGCCTCACCTCCTCCATCCTTGGCCTGCTCACCATGGTCTACCCTTGGCTCAAGCTTAAGCCCTGA
- the rit1 gene encoding GTP-binding protein Rit1, with product MESSRGLGAAASGPSREYKLVMLGEGGVGKSAIIMQFISHRFPEDHDPTIEDAYKTQIRIDDEPANLDILDTAGQAEFTAMRDQYMRAGEGFIISYSITDRRSFQEARQFKQLIYRVRRTTDTPVVLVGNKSDLTHLRQVSVEEGRGLAREFQCPFFETSAAFRYYIDEVFAALVRQIRQREEEAARGGEKKSRRHHSFWTRLRSPFRRKQHSEH from the exons ATGGAGTCATCGCGGGGGTTGGGGGCGGCCGCAAGCGGACCGTCCCGTGAGTACAAGCTGGTGATGCTGGGTGAGGGAGGAGTGGGGAAGAGTG CAATTATCATGCAGTTCATCAGCCACAGGTTTCCAGAGGACCACGACCCCACTATAG AGGATGCCTACAAAACACAGATCCGTATTGACGATGAGCCAGCCAACTTGGACATCCTTGACACTGCAGGGCAG GCCGAGTTCACGGCAATGAGGGACCAGTACATGCGTGCAGGGGAGGGCTTCATCATCTCCTACTCCATTACTGATCGGCGAAGCTTCCAAGAGGCTCGGCAGTTCAAACAGCTCATCTACCGTGTGCGCCGCACCACAGATACACCGGTGGTGCTGGTCGGAAACAAATCTGACCTCACTCATCTGCGACAG GTGTCAGTGGAGGAGGGTCGTGGGTTGGCCCGGGAGTTTCAGTGTCCCTTCTTCGAGACCTCTGCAGCTTTCCGCTACTACATCGATGAGGTGTTCGCCGCCCTGGTGCGACAGATTCGCCAGCGGGAGGAAGAGGCAGCGCGGGGTGGCGAGAAGAAGAGTCGGCGCCACCACTCCTTCTGGACCCGCCTGAGATCCCCTTTTCGCAGGAAACAACACTCAGAGCACTGA
- the LOC108941921 gene encoding synaptotagmin-11-like has product MAEITDIRPTYEVSPVLAGFIGAGVLVVVVVVAIFLWTCCQRRYRQLTGNYKLHGDSPADPPYKFIHMLKGISIYPETLSNSKKIVRVARRPGGRAERDRELGRPCNSGRGNVLKVDVAENGLPDAPPLQMNHLAPTGQPRLECELPIRADYCCLDSSSASSSEASSVAASKTATPFTPAEEPKLGTLSLAVDYNFPKKALVVTIQEARGLPVVDEQSGTSDPYVKMTILPEKKHRVKTRVLRKTLEPVFDETFTFYGMPYSSLPELVLHFLVLSFDRFSRDDVIGEVVVPLAGVDPSTGRVLLTQQICKRNIQCVSRGELLVSLSYQPVTHRLSVVVLKAKQLPKMDITGLSGNPYVKVNVFYGRKRIAKKKTHVKKCTLNPIFNESFIYDVPAELLVDISVEFLVVDFDRTTKNEVVGRLVLGSHSPCPSGALHWREVCENPRRQITKWHSLSEY; this is encoded by the exons ATGGCTGAGATAACCGATATAAGACCGACTTACG AAGTCTCTCCGGTGCTGGCAGGATTCATCGGTGCTGGGGTACTGgtggttgtggtggtggtggccaTCTTCCTGTGGACCTGCTGCCAGCGCCGTTACCGGCAGCTGACGGGCAATTATAAACTACATGGTGACTCTCCCGCAGACCCACCCTACAAGTTCATCCACATGCTCAAGGGCATCAGCATTTACCCTGAGACACTCAGTAACAGCAAGAAGATAGTGCGGGTGGCGAGGCGGCCGGGGGGCCGGGCAGAGCGCGACAGGGAGTTGGGTCGCCCCTGCAACAGTGGTAGGGGCAATGTCCTCAAGGTGGATGTTGCTGAGAATGGCTTGCCTGATGCCCCTCCCCTGCAGATGAACCATCTTGCTCCCACTGGGCAGCCAAGGCTGGAGTGTGAATTACCCATCCGAGCAGACTACTGCTGTCTGGATAGCAGTTCGGCGAGCAGCAGCGAAGCCAGCAGCGTTGCTGCCAGCAAGACAGCCACTCCATTCACTCCTGCAGAAGAGCCCAAGCTGGGCACACTTAGCCTGGCAGTGGACTACAACTTTCCCAAGAAGGCACTGGTGGTGACCATCCAGGAGGCGCGGGGCCTGCCAGTAGTGGATGAGCAGTCAGGTACCTCCGACCCCTATGTGAAGATGACTATCCTGCCTGAAAAGAAGCATCGTGTTAAGACTCGTGTGCTACGCAAGACCCTGGAGCCTGTTTTTGATGAGACATTCACCTTCTACGGCATGCCCTATAGCAGCCTGCCAGAGTTGGTTCTGCATTTCTTGGTACTCAGCTTTGACCGCTTCTCTCGTGACGATGTCATCGGTGAGGTTGTGGTGCCCCTGGCAGGTGTGGATCCCAGCACAGGGCGTGTGCTGTTAACCCAACAGATTTGCAAAAGGAACATACAG TGCGTGAGCCGTGGGGAGCTGCTTGTTTCGCTGTCCTACCAACCAGTGACCCACAGGCTAAGTGTGGTAGTGCTAAAGGCCAAACAGCTGCCCAAGATGGACATCACAGGCCTGTCTGGCA ACCCTTACGTGAAGGTAAATGTGTTCTACGGCCGTAAGCGCATTGCTAAGAAGAAGACGCACGTGAAGAAGTGCACACTCAACCCAATATTCAACGAATCTTTCATTTATGATGTGCCTGCCGAGCTGCTAGTTGATATCTCGGTCGAATTCCTGGTCGTCGACTTTGACCGCACCACCAAAAATGAGGTGGTGGGTCGGCTGGTGTTGGGCTCGCATAGTCCCTGCCCCTCAGGTGCCCTTCACTGGCGGGAGGTCTGTGAAAACCCCCGCAGGCAGATCACCAAGTGGCACAGCCTCAGCGAGTACTAG